Proteins from one Primulina huaijiensis isolate GDHJ02 chromosome 18, ASM1229523v2, whole genome shotgun sequence genomic window:
- the LOC140964730 gene encoding protein S40-6-like gives MGKGRTLITSRSERYLGSLDNNHGQENANGESELGEDEVWSAVDNTENGDDHSANGGWSSRASMESNGSFGIYRSRRASPPPSDHHRQLGGLSLAFDDPSNSSSSPMILHQFRGQDGVSESPRGRHMAASAPVNVPDWSKIHRVDSVESLHELEDGLNDYDPGVVVPPHEYLAREYARSRKNAANSVFEGVGRTLKGRDLSRVRDAVWSQTRFDG, from the coding sequence ATGGGCAAAGGTCGAACTCTGATTACCAGCCGCAGTGAACGCTATTTGGGAAGTCTTGATAATAACCACGGCCAAGAAAATGCAAACGGTGAGTCGGAACTGGGAGAGGATGAAGTTTGGTCGGCAGTTGACAACACAGAAAACGGGGATGATCACTCGGCAAACGGAGGCTGGAGTTCACGGGCTTCCATGGAGAGCAACGGAAGCTTCGGTATCTACCGGAGTCGCCGCGCCTCACCTCCACCCTCCGACCACCACCGCCAGCTTGGTGGTTTGTCACTGGCTTTCGACGATCCCAGCAACTCGTCATCATCACCGATGATCTTGCACCAATTCCGTGGACAAGACGGCGTGTCGGAATCTCCACGTGGCCGCCACATGGCGGCATCAGCGCCAGTGAACGTACCTGATTGGTCCAAGATTCATCGAGTTGACTCAGTTGAGTCCCTTCACGAGTTGGAGGATGGGTTGAACGACTATGACCCGGGCGTCGTCGTGCCACCACACGAATATCTCGCCCGTGAGTATGCACGAAGCCGGAAAAACGCAGCCAACTCGGTGTTTGAGGGCGTGGGGCGAACCTTAAAGGGACGAGATCTTAGCCGTGTACGTGATGCAGTGTGGAGCCAAACCCGATTCGACGGCTAA
- the LOC140964509 gene encoding polyadenylate-binding protein RBP45-like — MMQPPNSNVPSHIAPPLQYQQYPQQQQSHQWMSQPPQYHVPPPQQPPASGYYYQQPPQQSMYAPDPTGQAQPVADDGIRSLWIGDLQYWMDEQYLISCFGTSGEVVSAKVIRNKQTGQPESYGFIEFVSHAAAERSLQTYNGTPMPNVEQTFRLNWASMGAGEKRDDSPEYTIFVGDLASDVTDYMLIETFRASYPSIKGAKVVTDAITGRPKGYGFVRFCDETEQLRAMNEMNGMFCSSRPMRIGAAANKQKMGNQNKASYQTSQGIASEDDPTNTTIFVGNLDSNITDEQLRQLFGNFGQLLHVKIPAGKRCGFVQFSDRRCAEQAINILNGTQLGGQSIRLSWGRSPSNKQVDPNQWNGGYYGYTSGYETYGYTQPAQDPNFYYAGYTGYGDYPPPTLQQPQ, encoded by the exons ATGATGCAGCCGCCCAACTCCAATGTCCCATCTCATATCGCTCCGCCTCTTCAATACCAGCAATACCCTCAACAACAGCAATCTCATCAATGGATGTCGCAGCCGCCGCAATACCATGTCCCTCCGCCACAGCAGCCACCCGCTTCTGGCTACTATTACCAGCAGCCTCCACAACAGTCTATGTACGCCCCCGATCCGACGGGTCAGGCGCAGCCCGTGGCGGACGACGGGATCCGGAGTCTCTGGATTGGTGATCTGCAGTATTGGATGGACGAGCAGTATTTGATAAGCTGTTTCGGCACTTCCGGGGAG GTGGTGTCTGCTAAAGTTATCCGTAACAAGCAAACTGGCCAACCAGAAAGTTATGGCTTTATTGAATTTGTCAGCCATGCTGCTGCTGAAAGGAGCCTTCAGACTTATAACGGCACTCCCATGCCCAATGTTGAGCAAACATTTAGACTGAACTGGGCATCTATGGGAGCGGGTGAAAAACGTGATGATTCTCCCGAGTACACAATTTTTGTTGGAGATTTGGCATCTGATGTTACTGATTACATGCTCATAGAAACTTTTAGGGCCTCTTATCCTTCAATTAAGGGTGCGAAAGTTGTCACAGATGCGATAACTGGGCGTCCAAAGGGCTATGGGTTTGTGAGATTTTGTGATGAAACTGAACAATTGCGTGCCATGAATGAGATGAATGGAATGTTTTGTTCCTCTAGGCCGATGCGAATTGGTGCAGCTGCTAACAAACAAAAAATGGGGAATCAGAACAAAG CATCATACCAGACGTCACAAGGAATCGCAAGTGAGGATGATCCAACTAACACCACT ATATTTGTCGGGAATTTGGATTCTAATATCACTGATGAGCAATTAAGACAGCTGTTTGGGAATTTTGGACAGTTGCTCCACGTGAAAATACCTGCCGGCAAACGATGTGGATTTGTTCAGTTTAGTGATAG AAGATGCGCGGAACAagctataaatattttaaatggaacCCAGTTGGGAGGACAAAGCAttcgactctcatggggtcgtAGTCCGTCAAACAAACAG GTTGATCCAAATCAGTGGAATGGTGGATATTATGGATATACCTCCGGTTATGAAACCTATGGATATACTCAACCAGCACAGGATCCAAACTTCTACTATGCAGGGTACACTGGATACGGGGACTACCCACCACCGACACTGCAACAGCCGCAG TGA
- the LOC140964454 gene encoding calcium-dependent protein kinase 2-like yields MGGCFSKKKYTSPDTNGYRSGRAANTGYQQNHQDHQKPSTQYTPQPQPQPQPQPQPQPQPERHHHPQSQLQPQPQNQIQKLEPNNILGKPFEDVKTKYNIGKELGRGQFGVTYSCSEIGSGHSYACKSILKRKLVSKNDKEDMKREVHIMQHLSGQPNIVEFKGSYEDRMSVHLVMELCGGGELFDKIIAQGHYSESLAADLCRQIVNVVHHCHFMGVMHRDLKPENFLLSSKDANARLKATDFGLSVFIEEGKIYRDIVGSAYYVAPEVLWRSYGKEIDVWSAGVILYILLSGVPPFWAETEKGIFDAILKEEVDFDSQPWPSISASAKDLVRKMLTKDPKKRITSTQVLEHPWIKGQAPDKPINSAVLSRMKQFRAMNKLKKLALKVIAESLSEEEIKGLKAMFTNMDTDKSGTITYEELKTGLARLGSKLSEAEVKQLMEAADVDGNGTIDYIEFITATMHRHKLERDEHLFSAFQFFDKDSSGYITRDELESAMKEYSMGDETTIKEIISEVDTDNDGRINYEEFCAMMRSGIQQPAKLF; encoded by the exons ATGGGTGGTTGTTTCAgcaagaaaaaatatacaagCCCCGATACCAATGGCTATAGATCAGGAAGAGCAGCAAACACAGGATACCAGCAAAACCACCAAGATCATCAAAAACCATCAACTCAATATACACCCCAGCCCCAGCCCCAGCCCCAGCCGCAGCCGCAGCCGCAACCCCAACCTGAGAGGCACCACCACCCACAATCGCAACTGCAACCGCAACCCCAAaaccaaattcaaaaattagagCCCAATAACATTTTGGGAAAGCCCTTTGAGGATGTCAAGACAAAATACAACATTGGTAAAGAATTGGGTAGGGGTCAATTTGGGGTAACTTATTCTTGTTCTGAGATTGGCAGTGGGCATTCATATGCTTGCAAGTCAATATTGAAGAGGAAACTCGTCAGTAAGAATGATAAGGAAGATATGAAGAGGGAGGTTCACATAATGCAGCACTTAAGTGGGCAGCCTAATATAGTGGAATTCAAGGGTTCTTATGAGGATAGAATGTCTGTGCATCTAGTAATGGAGCTTTGTGGTGGAGGGGAGCTTTTCGATAAGATTATTGCTCAGGGGCATTATTCTGAGAGCTTAGCCGCTGATCTTTGTAGGCAGATTGTGAATGTTGTGCACCATTGCCATTTTATGGGTGTGATGCATAGGGATCTCAAACCTGAGAATTTCTTGCTCTCAAGTAAGGATGCGAATGCAAGGTTGAAAGCAACGGATTTCGGGCTCTCTGTTTTTATTGAAGAAG GAAAAATTTATCGCGACATAGTTGGTAGTGCATATTATGTTGCTCCCGAAGTGTTGTGGCGAAGCTACGGAAAGGAAATAGATGTATGGAGTGCTGGTGTTATTTTGTACATCCTCCTCAGTGGCGTTCCTCCATTTTGGGCTG AAACTGAAAAGGGCATATTTGATGCTATTTTGAAAGAAGAAGTTGATTTTGATAGTCAGCCATGGCCTTCCATATCAGCCAGTGCCAAAGATCTTGTTCGAAAAATGCTGACAAAGGATCCAAAAAAAAGAATTACCTCTACTCAAGTACTCG AGCACCCTTGGATTAAGGGGCAAGCCCCTGACAAGCCAATCAATAGTGCGGTTCTTTCCAGAATGAAGCAGTTCAGGGCAATGAATAAGCTTAAAAAACTTGCACTAAAG GTTATTGCGGAAAGCTTGTCGGAAGAAGAAATTAAAGGTCTTAAAGCAATGTTCACTAATATGGACACAGATAAGAGTGGTACCATCACCTATGAAGAATTGAAAACGGGATTAGCTCGGCTCGGATCAAAACTGTCTGAAGCCGAAGTAAAACAACTTATGGAAGCG GCTGATGTCGATGGTAATGGGACGATAGACTACATCGAATTTATCACTGCCACGATGCACAGGCATAAGCTTGAAAGAGATGAACATCTGTTTAGTGCATTTCAGTTTTTCGACAAAGATAGCAGTGG GTATATCACGAGAGATGAACTGGAAAGTGCTATGAAGGAGTACAGCATGGGGGATGAGACCACCATCAAGGAAATAATCTCGGAGGTGGATACAGATAAT GATGGACGAATCAACTACGAGGAGTTCTGTGCGATGATGAGAAGTGGAATACAGCAACCTGCAAAGCTGTTTTAG
- the LOC140964392 gene encoding probable serine/threonine-protein kinase PBL23, which translates to MRILFCCRIKRSDTMKKNSLKTSRTSVKEIKADAETLYTIARSLSMNTGNSKQRIIAEDILKHGNVRVPAEVFTFRELANATENFDPELLVGEGGFGRVYKGYLKKTNQIVAVKQLDRNGVQGNREFLSEVLTLSLVHHPNLVNLIGYCADGRQRILVYEYMHNGSLEDQLLDLPPDKEPLDWYTRMQIAKGAAQGLEYLHDTANPPIIYRDFKASNILLDKNFCPKLSDFGLAKLGPTGGQDHVSTRVMGTYGYCAPEYAKTGQLTTKSDVYSFGVVFLEIISGRRAIDNTKPPEEENLVDWAMPLFKDRRKFTLMADPLLEGKYPMKGLFQALAVAAMCLQEEASTRPLIGDVVTALEYLAIPTDEEDSNASDHILTRT; encoded by the exons ATGAGAATTCTGTTTTGTTGCAGGATTAAGAGGAGCGATACAATGAAGAAGAATTCTTTGAAAACTTCTAGAACTTCTGTTAAAGAAATTAAGGCTGATGCCGAGACATTATACACGATTGCCCGAAGTTTATCGATGAATACGG GTAACAGCAAACAGAGGATAATCGCTGAAGACATACTCAAGCATGGAAATGTGAGAGTTCCGGCTGAAGTATTTACTTTCCGAGAACTTGCTAATGCCACAGAAAATTTCGATCCCGAACTTCTAGTAGGTGAAGGAGGATTTGGAAGGGTCTACAAAGGATACCTCAAGAAAACAAATCAa ATTGTTGCTGTGAAGCAACTGGACAGAAATGGGGTTCAAGGGAACCGAGAATTCCTGTCGGAGGTCTTGACTTTAAGCCTCGTTCACCACCCGAATCTCGTGAATTTGATAGGATATTGTGCAGATGGCCGCCAACGGATATTGGTCTATGAGTACATGCATAATGGATCGTTAGAAGATCAACTTTTGG ATTTGCCACCAGATAAGGAGCCTCTGGATTGGTACACGAGAATGCAGATAGCTAAAGGtgcagctcaaggactcgagtACTTGCATGATACGGCAAATCCTCCAATAATATACCGCGATTTCAAGGCGTCCAACATATTATTAGACAAGAACTTCTGTCCTAAGTTGTCGGATTTTGGGCTTGCTAAGTTGGGCCCAACGGGAGGGCAGGATCACGTGTCAACGAGGGTGATGGGGACGTACGGGTATTGTGCACCCGAATACGCAAAAACCGGCCAGCTGACGACCAAATCCGATGTTTACAGTTTTGGGGTGGTGTTTCTTGAGATTATTTCAGGGAGGAGAGCTATTGATAACACAAAACCACCCGAGGAGGAGAATCTAGTAGATTGG GCAATGCCACTATTCAAGGACAGGAGGAAGTTTACATTGATGGCCGATCCATTACTTGAAGGGAAGTACCCAATGAAGGGTCTATTCCAAGCTCTCGCTGTTGCAGCAATGTGTCTGCAGGAAGAGGCCAGCACGCGGCCGCTGATTGGAGATGTCGTCACCGCGCTCGAGTATTTAGCTATTCCGACGGATGAAGAAGATTCAAATGCAAGTGATCACATCTTAACAAGAACGTGA
- the LOC140965119 gene encoding cytochrome P450 77A3-like, which produces MEIIDVVVLFLTALFLRLWWRYWSSPSGKSKNLPPGPTGWPLVGNLFQVILQRQTFIYVVRDLRVKYGPIFTMQMGQRTLVIITSSELIHEALVQKGALFASRPADSPIRLIFSVGKCAINSAEYGPLWRSLRRNFVTELINPARIKQCGWIRKWAMENHMRRLQEEASRVGYVEVMSNCRLTICSILICLCFGAKISEERIKVIESILKDVMMMTTPKLPDFLPLLTPLFRRQVKEAKELRRKQLECLVPLIRNRKVFVESGGKHTAATSEMSSPIGAAYIDSLFDLEPAGRGKLGEEEMVTLCSEAINAGTDTSATTLEWALLHLVQNQEIQGKLYNEIVHVVGKDGVLTESEVEKMPYLGAIVKETFRRHPPSHFLLSHAATKTIELGGYTIPADANVEFYTAWLTEDPDMWQNPSEFKPERFLTGDGVEVDITGMKGVKMLPFGTGRRICPAWSLGTLHVNLLLARMVQAFKWIPIPDNPPDPTETFAFTVVMRDPLKAIILPRANF; this is translated from the exons ATGGAAATTATAGACGTTGTTGTATTATTCCTGACAGCCCTTTTCCTCCGCTTATGGTGGCGATACTGGTCCTCCCCCAGCGGAAAATCTAAAAACCTACCACCGGGTCCGACTGGTTGGCCACTTGTGGGGAACTTGTTCCAAGTGATCCTCCAGCGCCAGACTTTCATATATGTTGTTCGTGATTTACGTGTAAAATATGGTCCCATTTTCACCATGCAGATGGGGCAACGAACTCTTGTTATTATCACCAGCTCGGAGTTGATACATGAAGCCCTGGTTCAGAAAGGCGCGCTCTTTGCCAGCAGGCCGGCGGATTCCCCTATCAGACTCATATTCAGCGTCGGGAAGTGCGCCATAAACTCGGCTGAGTACGGCCCTCTGTGGCGTTCCCTCCGCCGCAACTTCGTGACCGAGCTGATAAATCCGGCGAGAATCAAGCAGTGTGGTTGGATAAGAAAATGGGCTATGGAAAACCACATGAGGCGGCTTCAGGAAGAAGCGTCCCGCGTCGGATATGTGGAGGTGATGAGTAATTGCAGGCTTACCATATGCAGCATTCTTATTTGCTTGTGCTTCGGGGCAAAGATTTCCGAAGAACGAATCAAAGTCATCGAGAGTATATTGAAAGATGTGATGATGATGACAACGCCGAAGCTGCCGGATTTCTTGCCGTTGCTGACCCCGCTTTTCCGACGGCAGGTAAAGGAAGCTAAGGAACTGAGAAGGAAACAGCTGGAATGTTTGGTTCCATTGATTCGAAACAGAAAGGTATTTGTTGAGAGTGGAGGAAAACACACAGCCGCCACTTCAGAAATGTCGAGCCCCATCGGGGCTGCGTACATTGATTCACTGTTTGACCTTGAACCGGCGGGAAGAGGAAAGCTTGGGGAAGAAGAAATGGTGACGCTTTGTTCGGAAGCCATTAACGCGGGAACTGATACGAGCGCCACCACGCTGGAGTGGGCTTTGCTCCATCTAGTACAGAATCAAGAAATCCAAGGAAAATTGTATAATGAAATTGTTCATGTTGTGGGTAAAGATGGAGTGCTGACTGAGAGTGAGGTTGAGAAAATGCCATATCTTGGAGCCATAGTTaaggaaactttcagaagacACCCTCCAAGTCATTTTTTGCTCTCACATGCAG CCACGAAAACAATAGAGCTTGGGGGATACACAATTCCTGCCGACGCAAATGTGGAGTTTTACACGGCGTGGCTGACGGAGGATCCGGACATGTGGCAGAACCCTAGCGAATTCAAGCCAGAGAGGTTCTTAACCGGCGACGGCGTGGAGGTGGATATCACCGGAATGAAGGGAGTGAAGATGCTGCCGTTTGGGACGGGTAGGAGGATTTGCCCCGCCTGGAGTTTGGGCACCTTACATGTGAACTTGCTCCTAGCCAGGATGGTCCAAGCTTTTAAGTGGATCCCCATCCCGGATAACCCGCCCGACCCTACCGAAACCTTCGCATTTACTGTTGTCATGAGGGATCCGCTGAAAGCAATTATTCTGCCACGGGCAAACTTTTGA
- the LOC140964393 gene encoding cardiolipin synthase (CMP-forming)-like: MAIFRSLISRFSRSPSYPRDSSRLRTFFSLSLTSPSPISAPFLLYSPVKNSHTHFLFRSRFLFPIGGPLFLCNPPWKLSQSATPLLLQPNVASYFIKLRALNLLQKPSFPHNLRFRPAYDAQKLLTEGADDKFGNASAIDAPGSHGVITDSYFNLPNYISFARMLSGPLLGWMIANDMYSYAFIGLAISGATDWLDGYIARKMGINSVVGSYLDPLADKVLIGCVALAMVDKDLIHPGLVSLVVLRDFALVCGAVYKRASSLDWERNSWHDFFNLDGTHSQKVEPLLISKLNTVLQLVLVAAALLQPQYGNEETQFFIYILSWVVASTTVASTAAYGAQYLRNGTKFVKKPQART, translated from the exons ATGGCCATTTTCCGATCACTCATATCTCGATTCTCCCGATCTCCAAGTTACCCCCGCGATTCATCTCGCCTCAGAACCTTTTTCTCCCTTTCTTTGACCTCTCCTTCCCCGATTTCAGCTCCATTTTTGCTTTACTCCCCCGTGAAAAATTCCCATACGCACTTTCTCTTCCGTTCTAGGTTTCTATTCCCAATCGGTGGGCCACTATTCCTCTGCAATCCTCCCTGGAAGCTGTCCCAATCCGCCACCCCTCTCCTCCTCCAGCCCAACGTCGCCTCATACTTCATTAAACTCCGTGCCCTTAATTTACTCCAGAAGCCCTCTTTTCCTCACAATTTACGTTTTCGACCTGCTTATGATGCGCAGAAGCTGTTGACCGAGGGTGCCGACGACAAATTTGGAAATGCGTCTGCGATAGATGCTCCCGGTAGTCATGGTGTAATCACCGACAGTTACTTCAATCTTCCTAATTATATCTCATTCGCGCGGATGCTCTCCGGTCCATTGCTTGGATG GATGATTGCAAATGACATGTATTCATATGCTTTTATTGGACTTGCTATATCTGGAGCTACTGATTGG CTCGATGGTTACATAGCTAGGAAGATGGGAATCAATTCTGTAGTTGGGTCCTACCTTGATCCATTGGCCGacaag GTTCTAATCGGATGTGTTGCGCTTGCAATGGTAGATAAGGATCTCATACATC CTGGACTGGTTTCACTTGTTGTTCTGCGTGATTTTGCTCTTGTTTGTGGTGCGGTCTATAAAAGAGCTAGCAGTTTGGACTGGGAG AGAAACAGTTGGCATGACTTCTTCAACCTGGATGGGACGCATTCCCAAAAAGTTGAGCCTCTCTTGATAAGCAAG TTAAATACAGTGCTCCAGTTGGTCCTGGTTGCGGCAGCTCTTCTTCAGCCTCAATATGGGAATGAAGAAACCCAATTTTTTATCTACATCTTGAG TTGGGTTGTGGCTTCTACAACGGTGGCGTCAACTGCAGCATATGGGGCACAATATCTGAGAAATGGAACCAAATTTGTAAAGAAGCCACAGGCCAGAACATGA
- the LOC140965184 gene encoding derlin-2.2-like has product MAQAVEEWYKQMPIITRCYLTAAIVTTIGCSLDIISPYDLYLNPKLVVKHYQIWRVITNFLYFRKMDLDFLFHMFFLARYCKLLEENSFRGRTADFFYMLLFGASFLTGIVLIGGMIPYVAESFAKIIFLSNSLTFMMVYVWSKQNSFIHMSFLGLFTFTAAYLPWVLLGFSVLVGASAWVDLLGMIAGHAYYFLQDVYPRMTGRRPLRTPGLIRSLFADEPVVAARPANIRFAAPPEDVQQN; this is encoded by the exons ATGGCACAAGCCGTGGAGGAATGGTACAAACAGATGCCAATAATTACGAGGTGTTACCTCACAGCTGCAATTGTGACGACGATTGGTTGCTCTCTCGAT ATAATATCCCCTTATGATTTGTACTTGAATCCCAAGCTCGTGGTGAAACATTACCAAATATGGCGGGTTATTACCAATTTCTTGTATTTTCGTAAAATGG ATTTGGACTTTCTGTTCCACATGTTCTTTCTTGCTCGATATTGCAAGCTTCTTGAAGAGAATTCCTTCCGTGGGAGGACAGCCGATTTCTTCTATATGCTGTTGTTTGGTGCATCATTTTTGACTGGCATCGTTCTTATCGGTGGGATGATTCCTTATGTCGCAGAGTCATTTGCAAAGATCATCTTCCTTAGCAACTCACTCACATTTATGATG GTATATGTATGGAGCAAGCAGAATTCCTTCATCCACATGAGCTTTTTGGGCCTCTTTACATTCACAGCAGCCTATTTACCATGG GTCCTCCTTGGGTTTTCTGTCCTTGTCGGTGCCAGTGCTTGGGTGGATCTACTG GGTATGATAGCTGGTCATGCCTACTATTTTCTTCAAGACGTGTACCCGAGAATGACTGGTCGAAGACCCCTGAGAACTCCAGGTTTGATCAGATCATTATTTGCGGATGAACCTGTAGTGGCAGCCAGGCCTGCTAATATAAGATTCGCTGCTCCACCTGAGGATGTCCAACAGAATTGA
- the LOC140963801 gene encoding pentatricopeptide repeat-containing protein At1g11630, mitochondrial-like produces the protein MALRCNLRSSSLQRFCLFSTSILNPDSKSLLTSKEKSRSALSLIRFEKNPERILDICRAAALTPESHLDRVAYSRAISSLKQSHYYEGIRSLIKESVTRPDFKSERCVSHFVILYGQAGLIGDAAKLFDEMPQMGVDRSVKTLNSLLFSCILAGEYGEMKRVFSEYPNKYGLAPTLETYNTVLKGFCESGSANSSHSILAEMERKGIKPNGTTFATVIAGFYKEEKFSDVGKMMELMKKHGVANSIGIYNVRIQSLCKLKRSTEAKVLLDTILGRGMKPNRVTYNHLIHGFCVEGKMEIAKSLFKEMIDSELKPDAKCYFTLIYYMCRGQDFESALAICKESMSEGWVPNMSTMKSLVDGLASIEKIDEARWIIGQVKEKFSRNAGAWAEIEENLPK, from the coding sequence ATGGCATTACGCTGCAATCTCCGATCGTCGAGTCTCCAACGCTTCTGCCTTTTCTCCACCTCGATTTTGAACCCAGATTCCAAATCGCTCCTCACAAGCAAAGAGAAATCCCGCTCCGCACTCTCACTCATCCGCTTCGAGAAAAACCCAGAACGCATTCTCGACATCTGCCGAGCCGCAGCCCTGACTCCAGAGTCGCACCTCGATCGAGTTGCCTACTCGCGAGCCATTTCGAGCCTGAAACAATCACACTATTACGAAGGCATTCGAAGCCTCATAAAGGAGTCCGTTACCCGGCCTGATTTCAAATCCGAACGCTGTGTGTCCCATTTCGTTATATTATACGGCCAGGCGGGTCTTATCGGTGACGCTGCCAAGCTGTTCGACGAAATGCCTCAGATGGGCGTCGATAGAAGCGTCAAGACTTTGAACTCCCTGTTGTTTTCGTGTATTTTAGCAGGGGAATACGGCGAAATGAAGAGGGTCTTTTCAGAGTATCCTAACAAGTATGGCTTGGCACCGACTTTAGAAACGTACAACACTGTCCTGAAGGGATTCTGCGAGTCGGGCAGTGCGAATTCATCACACTCTATCTTGGCAGAGATGGAGAGAAAGGGAATAAAACCCAACGGAACAACATTTGCCACTGTGATTGCAGGGTTTTACAAGGAGGAAAAATTTAGCGACGTGGGTAAAATGATGGAATTGATGAAGAAACATGGTGTGGCAAACAGTATCGGGATATACAATGTCAGGATTCAGAGCTTGTGTAAGCTTAAGAGATCCACGGAAGCAAAGGTGTTGCTGGACACAATCTTGGGCAGGGGAATGAAGCCAAATCGGGTGACATACAACCATTTGATTCACGGGTTTTGCGTTGAAGGCAAAATGGAAATAGCCAAGAGCTTGTTCAAGGAGATGATTGATTCAGAATTGAAGCCGGATGCCAAGTGTTATTTTACGCTGATATATTATATGTGCAGAGGACAGGATTTTGAGAGTGCATTAGCTATCTGTAAGGAGAGTATGTCGGAAGGTTGGGTACCAAATATGTCGACTATGAAATCTCTCGTTGATGGGTTAGCGAGCATCGAGAAGATTGATGAAGCAAGGTGGATTATTGGGCAGGTGAAGGAGAAGTTCTCGAGGAATGCTGGTGCTTGGGCTGAGATTGAGGAAAACTTACCAAAATAG